In one Micromonospora polyrhachis genomic region, the following are encoded:
- a CDS encoding heme lyase CcmF/NrfE family subunit — protein sequence MIGTIGTATLAGGLVVASAATLLWLRVALTGSAVRRPARIATGTALLAAVLTCGALEWALLSHDFTVRFVAENGGRHVSTYFTITSLWAALDGSLLLWLLILGGYATLLSRPGPRARAALQSWAMTVVSAVSVFFFALTYFAANPFRTVTAPPDGGPGPNPLLQEHPAMGLHPPLLYAGYIGLVIPFGYAVAALLVGRPGTTWLRAARGWALLSWSLLTAGIALGAWWSYAVLGWGGYWAWDPVENASLLPWLTTTAFLHATLMSRRRPPLAGWDVTLACASFLLVLVGTFLTRSGSVESVHAFTESALGPMLLVFVLVTAVVVVTLIGWRARSVPAATPPSPATGPALSRQTTLLGNGVLLTTLAAVVLIGTVLPLVAQALTGVRTAVGPPYFNRTAVPLAVAAVVLMGIAPLLHWRTGPSREILRRLAVPGYVGLAVVAAVGLASRPGMLTLAAFGGAAFVLTGTGTLLVTRVRRDTTTTWNAVAPTRKPTIGSRIRGLLTRRRAIGGLLAHIGVALVTVGVAASSAYSRTTEREIAVGQTMAIGGTAVRLATVEREGGAAEMRVTAQLVLTTDGKAAGSLRPELRYFPARDMTVSVPGIRSGLLRDRYATLLAVSPDGGRATIRLAVNPLVSLLWAGSGLTVLGGLLAIGRRPRPASAQPATTDQSESPVAVGEVGRR from the coding sequence ATGATCGGCACCATCGGCACGGCGACCCTCGCCGGTGGTCTCGTCGTGGCAAGCGCCGCCACCCTGCTCTGGCTCCGGGTCGCGCTGACCGGATCGGCCGTGCGCCGGCCCGCCCGGATCGCCACCGGTACGGCACTGCTGGCCGCCGTACTCACCTGTGGGGCCCTGGAGTGGGCACTGTTGAGCCACGACTTCACCGTACGGTTCGTGGCCGAGAACGGCGGCCGACACGTCTCGACGTACTTCACGATCACCAGCCTGTGGGCTGCCCTGGACGGCTCGCTGCTGCTCTGGCTGCTGATCCTCGGCGGATACGCCACGCTGTTGTCCCGACCCGGACCGCGCGCCCGCGCCGCACTCCAGTCCTGGGCGATGACGGTGGTCAGTGCCGTCAGCGTGTTCTTCTTCGCGCTGACCTACTTCGCCGCCAACCCGTTCCGCACCGTCACCGCCCCGCCCGACGGTGGTCCCGGCCCCAATCCGCTGCTCCAGGAACATCCGGCGATGGGACTGCACCCACCCCTGCTGTACGCCGGCTACATCGGACTGGTGATCCCGTTCGGGTACGCGGTCGCCGCACTCCTGGTCGGCCGTCCCGGCACGACATGGCTGCGGGCGGCACGCGGCTGGGCCCTACTGTCGTGGTCCCTGCTGACCGCCGGCATCGCGCTCGGCGCCTGGTGGTCGTACGCCGTCCTGGGCTGGGGCGGCTACTGGGCGTGGGACCCGGTGGAGAACGCCTCCCTGCTCCCCTGGTTGACCACCACCGCCTTCCTGCACGCCACGCTGATGTCCCGACGTCGACCGCCGCTGGCCGGTTGGGACGTCACCCTGGCCTGCGCCAGCTTCCTCCTGGTCCTGGTCGGCACCTTCCTGACCCGGTCCGGGTCGGTGGAGAGCGTGCACGCCTTCACCGAGTCCGCGCTCGGACCGATGCTGCTGGTGTTCGTGCTGGTGACGGCGGTTGTCGTGGTCACGCTGATCGGATGGCGGGCGCGATCCGTTCCCGCTGCCACACCCCCGTCCCCGGCGACCGGCCCGGCACTGTCCCGCCAGACCACGTTGCTCGGCAACGGTGTCCTCCTCACCACCCTCGCCGCCGTGGTGCTGATCGGCACCGTCCTTCCGCTCGTCGCACAGGCGCTGACCGGCGTCCGGACCGCCGTCGGGCCGCCCTACTTCAACCGGACGGCGGTCCCGCTGGCCGTCGCGGCCGTCGTCCTGATGGGGATCGCACCCCTGTTGCACTGGCGTACGGGTCCGAGCCGGGAGATTCTGCGTCGGCTGGCCGTACCGGGCTACGTCGGCCTGGCAGTGGTCGCGGCCGTCGGCCTGGCCAGCCGGCCCGGCATGCTCACCCTCGCCGCCTTCGGCGGTGCCGCGTTCGTCCTGACCGGAACCGGCACGCTGCTGGTCACCCGGGTACGTCGAGACACCACCACGACCTGGAACGCCGTCGCCCCGACGCGGAAACCCACCATCGGCAGTCGGATCCGGGGACTACTCACCCGACGGCGGGCCATCGGCGGGCTGCTGGCGCACATCGGTGTCGCCCTGGTGACGGTAGGGGTCGCCGCCTCATCCGCCTATTCCCGTACGACGGAGCGGGAGATCGCCGTCGGCCAGACGATGGCGATCGGCGGGACGGCCGTGCGGCTGGCCACGGTCGAGCGCGAGGGCGGTGCCGCGGAGATGCGGGTGACCGCCCAGCTCGTGCTGACCACGGACGGGAAGGCCGCCGGTAGTCTCCGGCCCGAGTTGCGCTACTTTCCCGCTCGGGACATGACGGTCAGTGTCCCCGGCATCCGATCCGGGCTGCTGCGGGACCGCTACGCGACGCTACTGGCCGTGTCGCCGGATGGCGGTCGGGCCACGATACGGCTGGCCGTCAACCCGCTGGTCAGCCTGCTCTGGGCCGGCAGCGGCCTGACCGTGCTCGGTGGTCTGCTGGCCATCGGCCGTCGGCCCCGCCCCGCATCGGCGCAACCGGCCACGACCGACCAGTCGGAGTCCCCCGTCGCCGTCGGAGAGGTCGGCCGGCGATGA